A DNA window from Primulina tabacum isolate GXHZ01 chromosome 12, ASM2559414v2, whole genome shotgun sequence contains the following coding sequences:
- the LOC142520180 gene encoding putative mitochondrial protein AtMg00860: MDASIKSRCIEVDDLELQCSNSKSREEHEQHLKTTLQVLRDRKLYAKFSKFEFWIGRVTFLGHIVSKEGVEVDPSKVESFKQWQVPKMVMEIRSFLGLTGYYHKFIKGFSSIVVPLTSLMKKNAKFI, translated from the exons ATGGATGCTAGTATTAAATCAAGATGCATTGAAGTTGATGATTTAGAATTGCAATGTTCAAATTCTAAG agccgaGAGGAGCATGAACAGCACTTGAAGACGACCTTGCAAGTGTTACGAGATcggaaattatatgcaaagttcagcaagttcGAGTTTTGGATAGGGAGGGtgacattcttaggccacatcgtgtCAAAAGAGGGAGTAGAGGTCGACCCATCTAAGGTCGAGTCATTTAAGCAGTGGCAAGTGCCTAAAATGGTGATGgaaatccgcagtttcttgggtttaaCTGGCTACTATCACAAGTTCATCAAGGGTTTTTCATCCATTGTAGTACCCTTGACATCTTTGATgaagaagaatgcgaaatttATTTAG
- the LOC142520179 gene encoding uncharacterized protein LOC142520179 encodes MYLGFRVSIPSDDQMFTSQLVKGLELRLQRNVVQADLIVLLLPEFDIILGMDWLYLNGATIDFRQRSISVRPPSWKPFIFEAARYQQMHHIISFICASKLMRRGCQAFLASIVTETELVSQRLEDVEVIRDFPSVFQDDVSGIPPDREVDFSI; translated from the coding sequence ATGTATTTGGGGTTCAGAGTTTCGATCCCGTCTGACGATCAGATGTTTACCTCACAGCTAGTGAAGGGTTTGGAGCTTCGACTACAGAGAAATGTGGTACAAGCAGATTTGATTGTTCTACTgttgccagagtttgacattattctaGGTATGGACTGGCTTTATTTGAACGGAGCTACTATAGATTTTCGACAGAGGTCAATATCTGTCCGACCGCCTAGCTGGAAGCCATTTATTTTTGAGGCAGCCAGATACCAGCAGATGCATCACATCATTTCTTTCATATGTGCCAGCAAACTCATGAGAAGAGGCTGCCAAGCATTTCTGGCGAGTATTGTGACAGAGACCGAGCTAGTCAGTCAAAGGCTAGAGGATGTCGAGGTGATCAGAGATTTTCCCAGTGTTTTCCAggacgatgtttcaggcattccaccagacagagaggtggacttttcTATCTAG